ACTAGTCTGCAAAGTAGTCCCACACTCTAGTTGTAACAATATATTGGTATAACTTGttgtttgtattatttttgtattaactTACACATATATTTAAGGTATATTTGaatgatttatatataaaattgttgttttattaCTTTCTTGTATCACAGTGTCTAAAACAAGTAgtgaaataaatttatttacaaGTCAGCATTGAtcaattattactattttttctaAATCATTCTAATTCAGCTCAAATTATTATTTGGAGCAGAAAATCGCATAACGGCTTTTTAAACTCCAAAAGTTGGGTCTCTCCAAAATTAAGCCGtctttcatttccattttcatcaTCATTATATTTGTCTTTGCTTGTTCTCTTTGGTCAAGCAACGCAACTTGAGCTACAATCATCTGGATGCGAGTCTAAAGTTCATGTATCACAACGCAACTTGAGCTACAATCTTCTTCTGGGGTAAGAACATTGCTTCTTAGTTAGTTCTTGCTCACGCTCAATTCCCTATTTCAGCAACCACGTACCCCCACTTCAAACGTGTTGAAACCCTGCGTTTTATACCCCCTCCgaaaaaaaagggacaaaattgATGAGAAGGTGTTTGAGTTTTTGACCCAGACAgcaaaagaagccatttttgctTTTTTTCTTCTTCGTTTCTGAGTGAGAATTTCTTGGAGAGAAATGGAAGAGAATAGAACTTCGTTATTGGAGAGAGAAGCAGAGTACCGTGAAAAATGCCCAGGTTGTAAGATGGATCGTCTCAAACAAGAACAAGCCGGGGTCCCTTACAAGCTATTGTCTTTTATCTGGATTGTCTCTCTCTGTACTGGTCAGTACTTAATATCCATAAACGTGTCAAAGACAAAGGTTCAAGCATTCTTCTAACAGTGGTTAATAATATTGTGGACACCTGCACTCGAAAATCTCACGATTTTGTCTTAATAAAAGCACTACATAGTCATTGTGGATACTCACAATGTTTCAATGTAAGATTGAGGTGTTACTGATAATTGCTTTTGGGTTGTCCTTGAATGGaaataatcaaatcatttcaGCTTTCCTATATTTTGCTTTGCTGTACCTTGAACTCTTCTTAGGAATGTCTTATGATTTCCTTTTTTcctgttggtttttttttttttttgttgttgttgttgttgtctcTTTTAGTTTTAACAATCGTGTCTTATGTTATTATTTCGTTACAAATTTTCAGCCTTGCAAATATCATCACTATTCCCGTTTGTTTACTTTATGGTATGTTATCTGCCTCTGGAAAACCTATTACATACTGTAACTTATTACTTCTTATTGAAGGCTgggaaatttggtttttattgttAGTTTGCTATAATTGAAGATGCTACTATGGAAACTGAAAGTGTTATTTTGTATACGGATTTTTTGGTTGGCAGATCAGAGATTTTCATATTGCAAAAAGAGAGGAAGACATTGGCTTCTATGCAGGATTTGTGGGTAATATCTTATCCTAATATTCATTAGTTTTTACAAGCTGGTAAATTAGATTTCAGGATGGTGTATTGGTATTCAGTTACAGTAATTTTTGCCCATTCTAGGGTCTTCATTTATGGTTGGAAGAGCTTTGACATCTCTTTTCTGGGGAGTGGTTGCTGATCGATATGGTCGTAAACCTGTTATATTGATAGGGACATTTTCAGTGTCAGAATCTTTTCCATCAACTACCTTTCAaacttattttataattaaaaaaatgaagtcTTTTGATACAAGTGATTGTCAATTGGCAATTGTATCatcacaatttttttatttcaggGTTGTGTTCAACACTCTCTTTGGCCTTAGCACGAACTTTTGGATGGCACTGTCCATGAGATTTTTTCTTGGGTGCTTTAATAGTCTGCTTGGCACAATAAGGGTATGTGTTCTCAGTCTGCATTTTTGAACTCATATACATTTACTTACACAACAAGCATTTCCGAGTATTACTTACTCAAGAGGACTTCAATACTTTACCTTCTTGGTTGTTCTTCCAGGCTTATGCTTCTGAAGTGTGTAGAGAAGAGTATCGGGCTTTGGCACTTTCAGTTGTAAGATGATTGATTTTGTAGTCGGTTGGGTACATTATCTGGTTTTTGCAGTATTATATTTATATCAGACTTCGCATTTCAGGTTAGTACATCGCGAGGCATAGGACTGATTATTGGCCCTGCTATTGGAGGATTCTTTGCACAGGTAGAGACGTTCCATCACTCCACTCTTTACACAGAttgttaaagaaaattttcttgcCTTCTAACCATATTTATTACTTCATGTATGGCCTCCTAGCCTGTAGAGAAATATCCAAATCTTTTCGCGGAAAGCTCCATTTTCGGGAGGTAGTCCACATTGCTTTTTTTTATCCACATGTCATATTTTTTCCCATTTTCTCTCTATGTGGTGATGTTCTGATGTGCATACAATTGCAGATTTCCCTACTTCCTACCATGCCTCATAATATCAGTTTATGCCGTTGGATCTCTTGTTGCCTGCAAATGGCTTCCAGTAAGTTTCAAACTCATTTTCTCATCTTTTGCATTTTCTTGTTCCCTCTCTGGCTTGGGGAATTGGTAATTACAATAGAAGTTCATGATCAATAAAGACATTATTCTATAGGTTTGAACTTTGGATATTTGACTATTAGACACAGGTATCCATCATTCATCCCTAAGTCTGAGCAACATAGCTGCTCATTAAGATTAAGTTTACTTTCTATTTCTTTCAGTCTTCAATATGTTTTTCATTTATTGGTTGTTTACTGGTTTATATGCATGCATTTGCCTCCAGTTTGCACATTATGATTTGATtcttagagaaaaaaaaattgcatttggCACTGAGACAAGTTTAATCCTTTTATGGGGTATGCTTCTTATATAGGCGATTTATAAGATTTCTATTGtttatttctttctcctttctgGTGACGAACACTTATGCAGGAAACATTACACAAGCATGCTGAAAAGGCACATGAGAGAGCTGATCTACATGATATTTCAGAACATTCTTCAAATGATTCTGGTCAGAAAGATAACATAGTAGAACTAGAAGACAAACAGATTCACAAATCAAATCTCTTAAAAAACTGGCCACTAATGTCTACAATAATCGTATACTGCGTTTTCTCACTTCAAGAGATGGGTTACTCTGAAGTAAGTTATATCCCTTAAACACAATTTATTGTCATCCCCCATGCCTATCTGACTTAAGTACAAACTTCTCACATTGTCTAGGATTCATCATGATCTGATCTTCACATATTCttgatatatatgtgtgtgtgtgtgtgtgtgtgtgtgtgtgtgtgcgctAGAGTTGTTCATGTTTTACATAAGACACTTGACATGTCTTTGCAGATATTTTCACTTTGGGCAGTTAGTGATAAAAAATATGGAGGATTAAGCTTTTCATCCCAAGATGTTGGTGAAGTTCTTGCTATCTCTGGTATATCCATAACTTTCAATGTTGCAATAATTTCCTAGAAAGTATTtgcaatttgattttttctttttcagaaaGCGTTAGTCTAATAGCATGCTTTCCATCATTTCCAGGATTTGGTCTTTTACTGTTTCAACTGCTGTTGTATCCACCAGTTGAGAGACGCCTTGGGCCTCTCATGGTTACACGCCTTTCAGCTGTAAATTCTTACCTCCACATCACTGTATTCCTATACTTCTTTTCTTTGGGTTAATCTATAAATACACCTTTTAATTTTTAACCATTTGGCAcctaaagagaaaaataaaatttataatcaaattattatattttattttcatcaagTAAATTAAACCCAATTGACTGATGTTGTTCAATAATATGCTGACGTGTAACTTCATTGACCAATAGTAAATCCTCACTTCTTGGATCACTGTTAGAAAATATTTGACTTGACTTATGGCGGATCAGTATTGGTTACAATTCCACATCACCATTTTATGTGatggatttttattatttttttagtaaaatagcTAGTTGATGCTACTTTTTTGTAATCTTCAGGTAATATCAATTCCATTGTTGTCATGTTTCCCCTATATAGCAATGCTTTCAGGGGTAGTCCTGCATTTGGTGATAAATTGTGCAGCCATATTAAGAAACACTCTATCTGTAAGTGAATCTAAATCCTAAATATGTACAAATACATGGAGAAGTTTCTGGTGATGAACTCCAGGTTCTGAATCCAATGAATACACTGAAATGAATCAGACACGCTTCTTTTAAactgtttttctttctttgttcttttCGGTTGAAACTGTCTGATTTATGGGGCAAATTCATTGGTATCGTGTAGGTTTCACTTGTTACTGGATTATTCATATTGCTGAACAATGCAGTGGTAATGTTTTCTGCCCATATTTTGGGAAATATTTCATATTAAATCTATGTTGAacccttcatttttcttttcagaCATAGGGGTGGACATACAACCCTCCAAATACATAGAAACACCGAGAAAAAACAATTGTATTAATTGACTTTGATTGTATATACTTGAATTATCATTCCTCTCTCTGGTTTCAACATTGTTTGtttattctttttcttgtttCAGCCTCAAAGTCAGAGAGGGGCTGCTAATGCCATTTCAATAACTGCAATGTCTGTTTTCAAAGCATTTGGTCCAGCAGGAGGAGGAGCGCTGTAAGTatcttttttctttccattttctgtATGTATTTTAGCTTTTTATATGTGAATCACACTAGTCTATTTGAGCAGCAAAATCTGCACAGTTCAGCActttcaatttttacaaactgACAATGCTTTTGTGCCACAATATCGTCGACATATTCGAGATTTTGAAGGAGAGGTCTTAGTTTAAATTGTTGATAAAACGCTGAACTTaattaattcttaaatttcaaagtTCTTGAAGGGCCAAATGTGAGGCTTCTTATTATGGTTGATTATATTGTTAAAATGAAATCTATAGAACCTGAACTAGGTCAAGTTGAAGCATGTGGTCACCCTTAAAAAGTGATGCAGTAGATTTAGTGTTCGATTCCTGGAATGTGCAACATCTTCCCTTCACCTCAAGCCGCAACCTTTTTTATACTCATTGCTTAGAGAGACAAAACCAAAGATTAATTCAATCTTAAATTTAGCAAATGTTTGTTTTCTTCCTGGCCAATTTATATACCAGAACTACTATTATTTCTCGACTCAATAAGGGTCTTATCAACCTTTTTTCGTTCATGAAAATGTAGATTTTCTTGGGCACAAGAGCGACAAGTTGCCTCTTTTCTTCCAGGTTTGTAGTTGAATCCTAATAATACAGCTTCAAAATAGGCTCGGATCGATTTACTATATATACATGTGGGTATTGAATACAAGACATTTCTTTGATTTTTGGATTTTGGAAACAGGTGATCAAATGGTTTTCTTTGCGCTAAACGTGGTTCAATTTATTGGATTGCTATTGACTTTCAAGCCCTTTCTTGCTGAACCGTACCAGAGAGAATAGcatcaacaattatttttttagttcacTTCATCGGTATTCTCATCATATGAATCATTATTGATTAGTGAATTGACCCGAATAAAGTCTGAATCTCACTGGATTGATCATTTCAGTTTTAATAACGATGTTAAAAGCAAATTTCGGTTCAGTCTTTCCAAATTTAAACTACAGAGATAagtttaaagtattaataaagaAGTCAATACATTATTGTACAAAACCGAGTTATTTCTTTAAACAATAAGATTTTATCAAACAAGGATGACTTTGTTAAAGCtctaaactaaaatgagctaagctaccaaaaagaaaaagaataaaaaaaaagaaactgcAAATGTGTTCAAAAAAGGTTGAAGTAACGCAATCTTTTTAGTGAAAATACAATAAAATTCGTAAAGCTCAAAATTGCCACATCGAGCACAAGAAGAAAGCTGGTTACGTGCAGATAAATACTTGATCACTCCCCCCTTCCTTGCCTTGAATACTCTATAAGGACTAATTGTCCAGTCGTCTTGTTGGAACAAGCTATATCTGTAAGCTGCtccatatttatattttgatgtTGAAGTAATCCGGGTCAAAATGGTGTAATCGAACATAACCATCCTCACCACCGCTCGAGAAACTACAAGTTCAAAAGACAGAGACTTGTAAAAATGACTGAAGACTGGGCAAATACAAAATAGAGGGAAATAGTGCAAGTGAGCTATACATGCAAGTTGTGAAAACTATAAAAAAGCACAATTTGCCTCTTACCTCTTCCCATCAGGGTTAAAAGCCAAGGCATTTATGGGCCCAAAATGACCTTTTACACCTCCAATTTCTTCTTGAAGAATCTACCAAGGCAACCAAACAATTCGATAAAAAGGGAaacaaaattgcaaaaataacaaATCTTCACCTCATAAAGAAACATTCTTTTGATAAACATAAAACTAACCTTGTCAAAGAATTTAGCTTCGAACTTCCCAGCACGATGATCTGTCGTTGTGACAGCTGATGCATCCTGACCACCTCCAAGCACCACCTAGATGGAGAAAAGGCATTCAGAAAGATTAGAGTGAGATGTAATTGTTGAGGCAAATAGAAATATTCGTGAGTTTGAATGCAGATTACTAGATCAGTTGTTCGCCCACTTACTATAACCAACTAAATCCAGACAATTGAACATAAGCATTTGACgataaaatgaataatttttcCATGCTTGAGGTGCATTACAATATTAGACACCTTTAAGCCTTAGTGCTAGAAGTTTAAATGTTTCAAGTCCAGAAGCTATTACAATACTAAGAAACGAGATACTGAACTTCAAGAACTAGAAAAAGGCTATGTCAGATTTTTAATGCAGCCAACTAAGGAAAGATGCAGTTAGGGGCAAAGGGAATTGCATACAAGTTATGCTGCTCATATTTGTTCATACTTACATGGTCGAGAAGTGGAGACATAGCAACAGCATTGACTGGACGTTCAGTAACATAGGTCTTGATAAGAGTCAACGATCTTGTGTCCCATAGCTAAACATTTACAGAAAAATGTAAGAAGAATTAGGCAGAGGAAATTTTAGCCAAAGAATAAAGAATCTGGGGTTATTTCAGAAAATAGCCACAAATGCTCAAAAAACTTGTGAGGTTAATAAGATGCATCACCTTGGCAGATTTATCTAAGGAACCGGTAAGGAAGTGTGAACCGTCTGCAGATTTTGTAAGTGATGTTATTGTCTTTTTGTGACCCGATTCCTTGTCAGCCTCCCTAAGTAGTTTTCCAGTCTAGAAGACAACATCGACAAATCCAACCCGAAAGATAAGATCATTTCCAATGTACAGATTAATAAAGGAACATGACAGAGGATATTGAAGaaagataattaaaaaataagaaaagatctAGTTTGAAGAATATCAAGAAGTGAAAACAAATTATTACATCAGAATATTTTCAATGTTGAAGACAAACCGATCAATTGTGCAACATTATAGAACAAAAATAGCTTCCGTGCTCACAAAAAGAACTATTCATATCTGACAGCAATTTACCTCAGAATCCCATATACGAATTACGGCATCTTCTCCAGCACTAACGATAGTCCTATTGAGGGGTCCCCAAACAGCTCTGTTTATTCTACCTTGAGGACCCTTGATGACAAGCTCAGACTCCTCAGTCTCTGCATAGTTATTTCACAACGTAATTAACCAGAATatagacatcaaagaaatcaGCAGACTAATACTCTaagtaaaatttttatgaaagagaaagaaaaacaaataagtaTATTGACAGACTGTTACAAATACATTATACATTCTACTGTCAATAACTTATTACCCTGTTTCACTCCCGAACGTGATTATATTCATTACTTTAACAAATGACTCCCAATTATtgcataataattattttatcatttttgtgaGAACCACGCACAAAAAAAAGtgcatatttttttctttaacaaTATTTGATCTTCTACATTGTAACTAGCTTCAACATCTCACTCAAAAGTTCAAAATCCCTacctaaatatataaatacaaaatttaacaaaCTGAGCAGCAATCacttagagagagagagagagagagagagagagagagagagatcagAACTTTAAGCTTACGTTCAGTTGGGTCTCTAGCAATGCGTTTAACGTGAATAGCGGAAGTCAATTCCATGAAAGGATCCGTAGTAATTACAGCTAGTTTATCCCCTACAGAGAAATCCACCGACCTCGCAGGAGAACCGAAATTGAAAGTATATAATTGAGCTCCCGTCTGAACATTCCACAGCTTCACAGTTTGATCGGCACTTCCCGTAATAAGCCTCATCGAATCCCCTACAAGTTTTGAGGGAGGGGACTAAAAATTGGAACTTcaagtttaaaaactaaaataaaataaataaagaacaaaaagaacTTACTTGAGACGTCGCAAGACCAAACGGCGCCATTATGGCCACGATAAGTGCCGAGACGCTCGCCATTGTCGGCGAACCAAACGGTAGGGGTATGGTCCTTAGCGCATGAAAACAAAAGATCTCCATCTCTGTTGTACTTGAGAAACGTCAATGGCCTTTCATGACCTTTCATCAAAATCGGCctcatcttcttcttttcttcttttctcgccaaaaatttaaagaaaagaacTTTCGTCAACTAACTACTCTGAGATTTAGGGTTTTGAGCTTTTTCTGCTTCTACTAATTTTTGTTACCTGATTTTAACATATATGGATGAGCTTAAGTTAATTAACTTAATATATGGGCTTTTAGCCTACTTTTGACTCAGCTTCGGCTCTGTCAAAAAGCCCAGCTTGAGTCATAGGTAATCCTGTTTAATAACTGGGCGGAAGGCTGGAAAAATCTTTACGTATTTGATCTGAACCGTGAAAATTGTTAGATAATAAAATTATGGGATAAAGTAACAATTAGTTCTTGAACTTGTCAACTTTTCTCACTTGAGTCCCTAATTTTCTTTTGCTCATATTAGTCTCATAACttggtatttttttcaattagATCCCTAAGCATAGATTCTATTTAAGGTTTGATGATATGGCACTCTCATATCGTGCCCATCTCACCATCGAGAAATCaatatcaaattaatagaatatgtaaACATCGAttgctaaatttattaaattttttaaaataaataccaaattaacAAAGCAtgtaaaatttatgaattaaattattgTTATGCCAATAAAACATCTGACATGTCAACATTCCGTTAGGGGTTTGATGGTAGAATgactaaaatttacaatttttcaaattgtaaaatatatataatcaaaataaatgtgCCCTTAAACTTGAGTGACAATCCTGATATTTTACCCTTCGTTATTTACATTTTAAAAGttacataaatttatatatgtatttttttgtctgtttttatttgataaaagttacatattttagtttcaaaaggtaacaatattaattttttagtattcGATTTAGATTTTAAGGTtgttttgatgaaaattaattgttaatattattatgtttgaatttttcataattttattaatagaataaatttaatattaattgtgaatttatttaatcttacatttaatttatcaaatacaacAAGATGAATATGATTTAATTTGgattttagggttgatttgatgaaagttaattgctaatattattggCTAATTATAATTTTCTCTTAAATCAACTCTAAAAgctaaattaaacactaaaagttATTACCGTTAGCTTCAGGTaccaaaatgtatattttttgtcaaatataaGAACCACATTGAAAAGGAAATTATATcgtgttaaaaaatatttaaacttagATACCAAATCATATATTAAGCCTATAAATAAAAACAGGTGCCAAAGAAAACAAGGCACCACATGTTTAGACACAAAAAAATAGAGGGGATGTTTGATAAATAGAGTTTTGAGTATTTTTTAGTTGATTTGGGCACAAATAGAAGATTAAGTATTCAAATCCCTTAATTGTTGTGTTTGGTGTATGGAGGTTTGTAAGAGTTTATTGAGCTAAAACCTCCACAACAAAAAACGCAAGGATGGGTAACTTTTTTCATAGCTGATTGGGAATGAGATATCTGAAATAACATATCTGACTGTACTTGTTCAAATTTTACTCATTTTGCCACATGCCCTCAAACCTAATGAAATATGTGGAACGAGATATGTATCTATTTCTTGAATATTTAtgtactcttaatttattttcaatttacttgcATAAAATGATTTATTATGCAACTTTATATTAATCGAAATATGTTACTTGACAAATTTATTTAGAGTGTGACATAATTACCACTAGTTTACATGCTAAGaacatgacataattatcactaaaaatacaatttacaattatatttatatgttattaatatttatcaattttcacaAGGTTAATATTTGCAAAGAAGACActtaagaaatttgtttatttgaattttaaaaaatatttacttattaatttcTAGAATTGATGTTTTAATTCAATGataatagtattttatttcaataatttcacccaataaaaactgaaatattataaataaataaatatttaacaataaaattatcatgtacttatttttcattttacagatatcaactttcaactaaattttatcaaacacttttaaataaataattaatagaatcaATTAATCAATTATTAATCAATTTTCAAACAGAACCCATTGGAAAAAAAGAAGCAGCACCAAAGCCCATAAGAGGGCCGACAGTCGAAGCCCAAAGAAGTGTACTCAGCTCCAACCAAAATGAAGATGACGTCCTTCACCAAATAACCAATCCAAGCAGTTATCAAGTTGGCGCCCGGGCAAATCAAGGACACCGAACCTCACAACATGGCGCCAGCATGGTACGAGTGAGTTATCAATCTAGTTGGATACACATGTGATCAAcaaaatttattactcttttaatCATGGCCTGACCCATCCATAAATATGGGTTGAAGGATTTACTTTGTTTGAaaaggaaatatatataaaaaagaataaatctattgaaattaaataaaaagactattttaaaacattttataataTAACAAGTTTTATGGTTTTTATGATTAGCTTATgacaaaagaagagaaaggagataAGAATAAAAAGCTCAAAAGTAAAAAGAAGATAAGTTCAACACATCTTGTAGTTGTCATCATCTGACAATTGCGACTCGCAACATTATCCCATTATTATCTAATTTAAGACTGATTCGTCGGTGAATTACGTAATTAAAATAGGATTACtcataaataaatatttgattaatttttaattttacttaaatagaattttaaaacGTACGGACACTAATATAGTTACCCAAGAGTCTGGTTAAGTCAATGAGCTTACCTTATCTAATCAATTAGGTAGAGATACGGTTAAAAATACATTAAGTCAGGACAAGAAAACCTAAAGAATTATTAAAGaatgataaagaaaaaataaagtgataaaaatgatgttttaataaaaattttaaatttttatatagaaaaaaacGGTTGAGTTGACATTTTCGAGAAAAATTACGCCTTGATCAGATCAGTCTATGATTCTTAAACGTTAAATAAAGAGGATGCACGATACAGAAATAGGAATGGTTGTGTATTAACGTTCCCCCTTTTAATTTATCCAAATAGCTTGTCTGCCAATGGAAgacaaataaaatactaaaaagaaaaaagaaaaaaaatggtttttGATCAGAACAACGTTTCCCGGCACTTGCAGTCGAACACGTTCCTAGTGTCAATCTCCGTAAATAAACCGAAAACCAGTGTTCTTTAATCCCTGGCTTCACTTTATTACTGAAACAAGTTTCTCCttgttttctcttatttttaatctaatttttgttttctttttggatatctttgaaaaattatatactaaaggacTGAAAAATATGGGGAATGCAAACGGAAGACAGGACGGAGCTAACGGCGGTGTCGACGATCTATCCGGAAGATCCAATGGCGGCGAGGCCGTTGTTCCTGGAGCCGCTGCAGTTGGAATTCGCGTGCCATCGTCTGATTCAATGGTGAATACTCCGCCGCAGAGCCCTGGGCGGTCTCGATCCCCGCTTTTATTCGCTCCTCAGGTTGgcatcttcaaattttcaatgatGGTTTCAGGACTTTgaacttattttaaatttagtaatCCAATTTACtcaaaaatatttacaagtaaaataaaagatgttTTGTTTGAGAATATGTTTGAATTAGGAAGATCTGAGCTTTGCTTGTGAATTTGAAACAACTAACTGAAGAACAGTTCTGTGTATTGAGTGACAGGTAAGGGGAATTAGAAATTGTTAATGGTTTCAGGGAATGAAACGTGGAAGGTAGAGTTTGAGCGTGTATTTTTTGTCACTGTTTGGGCAATTCTGCAAACGCTGGTGGATGAGTGTGTTGATATCTTTTAAAGTTTAAGCTTTGTTGCTTTTTGAGAGATTGTTAGAAGCTTGGAACGAAAAGTGACTTGTACGTAAAAAAAGAAAGCTGAAAAGCTAATACTTTTGTTGGATCCTTTTCGTATAgcatgctttgattttgtttggttcattgctttttttgaaatttgtttgAGAAAGTTACTGCGTTTGCACATGTTGTAATCCTTAAGAGGGGGTACTTAGATGTTAACGTCTTTATATCATCTTTTGAGCTGTTGATTGGTGAGAACTAAACTAAACACATATATGACACATGGTGAGGAGGAAGAGTGAGTGATAAGACTAACCAATGCTAATACCCCTAAAGTATTCAACTTTTGGAAACATGAAACAGAATCTTCTTGACTGTTGGAACCCCCAATCTCATTGATGTCTACATTGGTTTGGTCTATGAGAAATTTTGCCCTTTTATGCAGTGTGTGTGTGTTTAATTCTCATTCATAGATTCTTGTCGAGCTTTAGACACTTAAATTTTAGGGGTTATTATCCACATTGTTTTTCAAGTAAAAGATTgtgaaaattattatttcaattagtTTCTTTGATTTGTTAATCTCCTGTCCTAGTTAGATAGTAacttttatttcttcaataaaaaaAGTTGTTTTGGGGCCGTAGTCATATTTTTTTGACATCTTTTCATCGGTTCAAGGTCTATTTGGATTGCCAAGTGAGGAGAGGGAGAAGAAGTTTGCTGATGGTTACCTATGAACTAAAGAGTTTTGTCCATCTAAGTAGTGGTCTTTAAACTGATAGGTTGGTTGCTTTCGATGCAATTTCAGGTTCCTGTAGCTCCCTTACCAAGGGCTGATGGCCATTCCTTTTTCAACCAAACTTGGCGGCATGATTCTCCTGTGGTTGCTGATAGTCCGTCAGAGAAAGGAATCCCTGTCATCATTACATGGAATTATGGTGGTAATGACGTGGCCGTTGAAGGTTCTTGGGACAATTGGAGATCAAGGTAGGTCTATAGTTCATTAGTATTGTAGATGCACTTTTGCATGCATAACGAAATTTGCTGTTCCTCTTTTCATCCAAAACCTGAGCACATGGACCTCATATAATATAGTC
The genomic region above belongs to Gossypium hirsutum isolate 1008001.06 chromosome D05, Gossypium_hirsutum_v2.1, whole genome shotgun sequence and contains:
- the LOC107906209 gene encoding eukaryotic translation initiation factor 3 subunit I; the protein is MRPILMKGHERPLTFLKYNRDGDLLFSCAKDHTPTVWFADNGERLGTYRGHNGAVWSCDVSRDSMRLITGSADQTVKLWNVQTGAQLYTFNFGSPARSVDFSVGDKLAVITTDPFMELTSAIHVKRIARDPTEQTEESELVIKGPQGRINRAVWGPLNRTIVSAGEDAVIRIWDSETGKLLREADKESGHKKTITSLTKSADGSHFLTGSLDKSAKLWDTRSLTLIKTYVTERPVNAVAMSPLLDHVVLGGGQDASAVTTTDHRAGKFEAKFFDKILQEEIGGVKGHFGPINALAFNPDGKSFSSGGEDGYVRLHHFDPDYFNIKI